TCGCTGTGCCTGGCGATCGAGGAGCTCGGCCGGATCGACCAGTCCCTGGGCGTGACCCTGGAGGCGGGCGTCGGCCTCGGCATCAACCCGATCCTGACCTACGGCACCGACGAGCAGAAGAAGACCTGGCTGCCCGACCTGGTCGCCGGCCGGCGGCTCGCCGGCTTCGGGCTCACCGAGCCCGGCGCGGGCTCCGACGCAGGCGCCACCAAGACCCGGGCCGAGCTCGACAACGGCGAGTGGGTGATCAACGGCGGCAAGCAGTTCATCACCAACTCCGGCTCCGACATCACCAGCCTGGTCACCGTCACCGCCCGCACCGGCGTCTCCGAGTCCGGCAAGCCCGAGATCTCCGCGATCATCGTGCCGTCCGGTACGCCGGGCTTCGTCGCCGAGCCGCCGTACGACAAGCTCGGCTGGCACATCTCCGACACCCACCCGCTCTCGTTCACCGACTGCCGGGTGCCCGAGCAGAACCTGGTCGGCGAGCGGGGCCGCGGCTACGCGCAGTTCCTCGCCATCCTCGACGACGGCCGCGTCGCCATCGCTGCGCTCGCCGTCGGCCTGATCCAGGCCTGCGTCGACCTGTGCGTCGAGTACTCCCTCGACCGCCACACCATGGGCGGCCCGATCGGGCGCAAGCAGGGGGTCGCCTTCCAGATCGCCGACCTCGAGGTCATGCTGCACGCCTCGCGGATGCTGACCTACCGCGCGGCCGCGATGAAGGACGCGATGGAGGGCGGCCGGGGCCCGTCGATGAAGGAGTTCAAGCAGGCCGCGTCGGTCGCGAAGCTCTACGCGAGCGAGTCCGCCGTCACCGCGACCCGGATCGCCACCCAGGTCTTCGGCGGCTACGGCTTCATGGAGGAGTACCCGGTCGCGCGGTTCTACCGCGACGCCAAGATCCTCGAGATCGGCGAGGGCACGTCCGAGGTGCAGCGGATGCTCATCGCCCGCGGTCTCGGCCTGC
This genomic interval from Nocardioides kongjuensis contains the following:
- a CDS encoding acyl-CoA dehydrogenase family protein produces the protein MTQFELSREHEEFRRTVRDFAEATIRPHVAEWDKAHHFPTDVVQKMGELGLFGLTAPEEYGGAGLDASDGPFTSLCLAIEELGRIDQSLGVTLEAGVGLGINPILTYGTDEQKKTWLPDLVAGRRLAGFGLTEPGAGSDAGATKTRAELDNGEWVINGGKQFITNSGSDITSLVTVTARTGVSESGKPEISAIIVPSGTPGFVAEPPYDKLGWHISDTHPLSFTDCRVPEQNLVGERGRGYAQFLAILDDGRVAIAALAVGLIQACVDLCVEYSLDRHTMGGPIGRKQGVAFQIADLEVMLHASRMLTYRAAAMKDAMEGGRGPSMKEFKQAASVAKLYASESAVTATRIATQVFGGYGFMEEYPVARFYRDAKILEIGEGTSEVQRMLIARGLGLPVE